The Ranitomeya imitator isolate aRanImi1 chromosome 8, aRanImi1.pri, whole genome shotgun sequence genome window below encodes:
- the LOC138648097 gene encoding noggin-like: MFSLFIGLILLGIQWSPVYLDNTADTKRLDENQGDTELGTLRRRISSGTRPYSLSRSPLDYHYSPKPKHLKTPRLLRILGSSFDPFWMSVEKPAENDTNSHLSALSQDLFDGASRYRRKLTQEAQNINFASLKLPAELSANSSHVVLDELRRWLVQRASCKLTSTWVDLGPVFWPRWVRHTDCDESNTVCSWPPGMECRQAQITHIKLLAWHCWMQDAGKGWASQNCMWRQVPYPVVAACKCACR, encoded by the coding sequence ATGTTCTCACTCTTCATTGGGTTAATACTTCTTGGAATCCAATGGTCTCCGGTGTACTTGGACAATACAGCTGACACCAAACGTTTGGATGAGAACCAAGGAGACACCGAATTGGGCACCCTACGACGGAGAATTTCCTCTGGCACGCGTCCTTACAGCCTCTCCCGGTCGCCACTGGATTACCACTATTCTCCAAAACCCAAGCATTTAAAAACCCCTCGTCTTCTCCGAATATTAGGATCCTCCTTTGATCCATTCTGGATGTCGGTGGAGAAACCTGCAGAAAACGACACCAACAGCCACTTATCTGCGCTCAGCCAGGATCTTTTCGATGGTGCCAGTCGTTACCGCAGGAAGCTTACCCAGGAGGCTCAAAACATCAATTTTGCTTCACTGAAACTTCCAGCGGAACTCTCTGCTAACAGCAGCCATGTTGTGCTTGATGAACTGCGGCGCTGGCTGGTGCAGCGAGCAAGCTGCAAGCTAACGTCCACATGGGTGGATCTAGGTCCTGTTTTCTGGCCAAGATGGGTGAGGCACACGGACTGTGATGAGAGTAACACCGTATGCTCCTGGCCACCAGGGATGGAGTGTCGCCAGGCGCAGATTACCCATATTAAGTTATTGGCATGGCACTGCTGGATGCAGGATGCTGGTAAAGGCTGGGCATCCCAGAACTGCATGTGGAGGCAGGTACCTTACCCTGTGGTGGCTGCTTGTAAGTGTGCATGCAGGTAA